Genomic DNA from Thermobifida alba:
CATCGCGATGCGCGGCGGGCACTCCTGGATGTTCGACCACCGGGTCGACCTCGCCGACCCGGTGCGGGAGACGGTCAGCGGCTGAGCTCCGCGGCGCCGGGGCGGACCAGGTACACCACGTCCGGCTCGCCCCGGGGCACCGGAACCCGGATCTCCTCGACCGTGCCGAACCGGCGCTCCAGCAGTGCCGCGAAGTCCGGCGCGGGCATCGCGCTCCAGAACGCCACGGCACCGCCGGGAGCGGTGATCCGCGCCACCCGGTCCAGCCCGTCCGGGCCGTACAGCCTCCGGTTGCCCTCGACCACGGTCCAGTCCGGTCCGTTGTCGATGTCCAGGCACACGGCGTCGAAGGTCTCCGTCGCGGTGGACAGCCACTCGACCAGGTCGGCACGGGAGACCCGGCAGCGGGGGTCGTCGACCGGACGCCCCGCGACCTCTCCCAGCGGACCGGAGTGCCAGGCGACGACCTGTGGCTCCACCTCGACCACCCGCACCAGCGAGACCCGGGGACAGGCCAGCGCCTCGGCCGCGGAGAACCCCACGCCGAGCCCGCCGACCAGGACCCGCAGGCCGGTGCGCCCGGCGGGAAGGGCGCGCAGGCAGGCGCGGACCAGTTCGCGTTCGGACCGGCCGTCCCGGGTGTCCATGAGGAACACGCCGTTGCTGATGATCTCGTAGTCGGAGCCGACCCGCCGCAGCACCAGTTCCCCGCCGCTCACCCCCGGGGCGCGGTCGACGACCACGGGCACGTCGGAATCGGTGGGAGACAGCATTCCTCCTGCGGACCTTCCCGGCCGCCCGTCACAGGCGGCAGGCGTAGATGTCGGTGACCAGAATGGCACGCGCCCCGATCTCCCAGAGGTCGTCCATGATCCGCTGGGCCTTGCGGCGCGGCACCATGGCGCGCACCGCCACCCAGCCCTCCCGGTGCAGCGGGGAGACCGTGGGCCCCTCCATGCCGGGGGTGAGCGCGACGGCGGCCTCCAGGCGCTCGGCGTGCACGTCGTAGTCCATCATCACGTAGTCACGGGCGACGAGCACACCGCGCAGCCGCCGCAGCAGCTGTTCGACCTTCGGATCGTCGGGCGCCCCCTGGCGGCGGATGACCACGGCCTCGGACTCCAGGATGGGCTCGCCGAACGGCTCCAGTCCCGCTTGGCGCAGGGTGGTGCCGGTCGACACCACGTCGGCCACCGCGTCGGCCACGCCCAACTGGATCGAGCTCTCCACCGCGCCGTCCAGGTGGATCACCCGGGCGTCGATACCGCGCTTGGCCAGGTAGGCGGTGAGCAGCCCCTCGTAGGAGGTGGCGATGCGCTTCCCGGCGAGGTCCTCGACCGTCATCGAGGAGCCGTTGCGCGCGGCGAAGCGGAACGTGGAGCCGCCGAAGCCCAGCGGCAGCAGCTCCTCGACCGGGGCGCCGGAGTCGAGCAGCATGTCGCGGCCGGTGATGCCGACGTTGAGGATGCCCTCGCCGACGTAGACGGCGATGTCCTTGGGACGCAGGAAGAAGAACTCGGCCCCGTTGTCGGGGTCGAGCATGACCAGGTCGCGGGAGTCCTTGCGCTGGCGGTACCCGGCCTCGCGCAGCATGGCGACGGCGGGTTCGGAGAGTTGGCCCTTGTTGGGCACGGCGATGCGCAGCAGGTCGTTCATGGGTGCTTCCTCAGCTCACGGGGGGTTCCGGACAGGGGACGCCAGAGCGGGTCGGTCGCGCACGGGAGGGGCGGGACCGACCTAGAGATGCCGGTAGACGTCCTCCAGGCGCAGGCCGCGCGCCAGCATCAGAACCTGGAGGTGGTAGAGGAGCTGGGAGATCTCTTCGGCGGTCGCTTCGTCGCTCTCGTACTCGGCGGCCATCCAGACCTCGGCCGCCTCCTCGACGACCTTCTTGCCGATCGCGTGCACACCGGCGTCCAACTGGGCGACCGTACCCGACCCGGCAGGCCTGGTCCGCGCCTTCTCGGACAGTTCGGCGAACAGCTCTTCGAAGGTCTTCATGGTCTCTTTCCTCGACTGCGTGCCCTCCTAGGGTAGGCGCAGCCGGACGCGGACGGGAACCGGAGGAGGCCGAAGCGGAGGTGAACAGTCTTCGCGCGGCGGCGTACGCCGAACCGGGCGGTCACCGGCCGATCCGCTTGGCCACCGTGTTGAACAGCCCGGACGGAAGGGCGTGCAGCAGGGCGTTGACCGCCTTGTACTGCGGCCCGGGCACCACCCGGGCGCGTCCCGCGGCCCAGGCGCGCAGCGAGTCGGCGACCACGCGCTCCCGGGGGACGAACGCGACGTCGGGCAGGCCCATCTCCTGGACGTAGCGGGTCATGTCGGTGCGGACGTAGCCGGGGACCACGGCGGTCACCCGCACGCCGCTGCCGGCCGTCTCGACCGCGAGCGTGTCGGTGAAGGACAGCACGTAGGACTTGGAGGCGGCGTAGACCGCGCCGCCCGGGGAGGAGGGGAGCAGGCCGGCCACCGAGGCGACGTTGATCACGCCGATCGGCCGGAGGCGTCCGGCGGAGCGCAGCCGTTCCGCGCGCTCGATCTGGGGCGGCAGCACGGCGCGCGCCAGTCGGGTGAGCGCCCGGATGTTCAGCGCGATCGTGCTGTCGACCGCCTCGACGGGCTGGGTGGCGAACGTGCCGCCGTGCCCCTGGCCGGCGTTGTTGACCAGCAGGTCGACGGGGGCGTCGG
This window encodes:
- a CDS encoding spermidine synthase, with product MLSPTDSDVPVVVDRAPGVSGGELVLRRVGSDYEIISNGVFLMDTRDGRSERELVRACLRALPAGRTGLRVLVGGLGVGFSAAEALACPRVSLVRVVEVEPQVVAWHSGPLGEVAGRPVDDPRCRVSRADLVEWLSTATETFDAVCLDIDNGPDWTVVEGNRRLYGPDGLDRVARITAPGGAVAFWSAMPAPDFAALLERRFGTVEEIRVPVPRGEPDVVYLVRPGAAELSR
- the hisG gene encoding ATP phosphoribosyltransferase, whose product is MNDLLRIAVPNKGQLSEPAVAMLREAGYRQRKDSRDLVMLDPDNGAEFFFLRPKDIAVYVGEGILNVGITGRDMLLDSGAPVEELLPLGFGGSTFRFAARNGSSMTVEDLAGKRIATSYEGLLTAYLAKRGIDARVIHLDGAVESSIQLGVADAVADVVSTGTTLRQAGLEPFGEPILESEAVVIRRQGAPDDPKVEQLLRRLRGVLVARDYVMMDYDVHAERLEAAVALTPGMEGPTVSPLHREGWVAVRAMVPRRKAQRIMDDLWEIGARAILVTDIYACRL
- a CDS encoding phosphoribosyl-ATP diphosphatase produces the protein MKTFEELFAELSEKARTRPAGSGTVAQLDAGVHAIGKKVVEEAAEVWMAAEYESDEATAEEISQLLYHLQVLMLARGLRLEDVYRHL
- a CDS encoding SDR family NAD(P)-dependent oxidoreductase, whose protein sequence is MSDHRAHPRTALITGASAGIGEEYARQLAERGYSLVLVARSADRLTALATDLADRYGVRVQPLPADLTADADLAAVEERLRAAGDTADAPVDLLVNNAGQGHGGTFATQPVEAVDSTIALNIRALTRLARAVLPPQIERAERLRSAGRLRPIGVINVASVAGLLPSSPGGAVYAASKSYVLSFTDTLAVETAGSGVRVTAVVPGYVRTDMTRYVQEMGLPDVAFVPRERVVADSLRAWAAGRARVVPGPQYKAVNALLHALPSGLFNTVAKRIGR